The segment ttcgtgcacgtttcgggaacactctcaagtcctttcgaatcgcgcagagggttacggcaaggggatggactgtcctgtacgtTATTCcttatcgctattgaaggtgtgatccggcgagcgggcatcgaaacgagatcgaaacgatcttcagcaagagtagcccactcctagcctttgcagacgacctcgacatcattactaaaaaccgtgggacggcggaggcaagcttcaccagactaaaaatggaggctaggagcatagggttacaaattaatgcgtcgaaaaccaaatgtatggtaggaagacgctcccgagaaagtaacgtttgcctcccacggacagtgactattgacggcgttgaactggaagtggttgatgaattcgtatatttgagatatgtggtcaccgccgacagtaatacgagtaaggagaaccaacaacgcattcaagctggaaatccggcctacttttccctccgcaagacgtttcgatctaggagcatacgccgccgtacaaagctgacgatgtacaacacgctaataagaccggtagtcctctacgaacttgaaacagtaactttgcatacggaagacatacgtgcacttgccgtttttgaacgaaaggtgttgcggactatttttggcggagtacaaacggaaagcggagagtggcggagacgtatgaatcacgagctacaggcattgcttggagagattcccatcgtacacctggtgaaagttgggagactacggcgggccagccacgtcgcaaggataccgggcgactgtgtagtgaaatccgttctcttcaagaaccccaccggcaccaggaatagaggggctcaacgtgcacgatggctcgtccaggtaaaagccgacttgcgtgtgtcgagacgcgcaacgaattggcgacgagtagcccagggccGAGTGCAatggaaaggaattcttgatacagcacgagCCATCCCTGCTCTCGGCTGAATATGTAAGTAAGTGCAATTTGAGTACAATCGTGACTCATTTAATGAATTCAGGCTGTGTATTTTTTTCGTCTGCTTCACCTTGCGATATACAGTCATTGAGTGCATATATATCAGCACTCAGCCAAACCGGCGTGTCGAAAAGAGAAGAAGAGAACTGTCAAACTTCGAATATAAGAATTATATAACTTATCTAGACGAGTTCGATACCTCCTGGCTGGCTGGAAGATTTTCTTCAAGTCTCGCGAATCCTCCGTAAATCCGATCGAATCTGTGCTGCGGTAAAACGGTGCCTGCTTGTTTAGAACATCCGCCGACTTTGGAAAACCCTCGTCACACACGATGGCATCTTTGGTGCACAGCGTCCGGGGATTAGTTTGTCGAAATTCGCAGCTGATTAGATCACTCGCCATTCGCACTGTATCATCATCATCTGCTCTGCCACTGCGACCGAAATGTAATCAGACTTTGGTTTCACAGTCACAGCTATTGGCCAATTTTGAGGTTAGTACTTTTCTAATTACCGATCGGAATGGATCTCTGTTTATGTAATACATGGTTCAATCATAATTATTTGTTTTCTGCTTAAATGTACTTCAGTGGAAAGATCAGGCTTTACTGCGACACTACTGTTCCAAGCCTAAATTGGGAGAGGTTCGGGAACGAGTTCTGAAAGTGGTGGCCGCTTACGATAAAGTTACCGCTGACAAGGTATGCTaatatttactttttttttgtttttccaaaCAAAGCAAATCGGTTGCCGGCAGCTGCAGTTCACCAGAAGCTACAGTGCAAAGGAACCGCTAACATTGCAATTGATTAAGGAACGTGTGCTGCTGGTGTTGAAGCTGTACGACAAAGTTAACCCAGAAAAGGTAGGCCTGTTTGCGATCAATACAGTGGTTATGGCCAGTGATTGGATAGTTCACGAAAATGAACATTTGAATGTAATGACCGATGACGTATCTACTGGTTTTCGGTTTCGAGGCCTTGAATCTTAAATGCGACTAACTCTATGAATATAGAGTATCCACCTACTCGGCAATAATATGAAGATTGAATGTAAACGATTCATTTGGAAAGAGCAATGGAACCGCTTGCTTACTTTAATGATTACTGATGAACGGTTTGTTGGTCAATTCAAATAGTGAATCATCCAATTGCTAGCTGTTACTGCAAAAACTACTCTATTTTGCGGGAATATAGTATTCACCACAACTTCAACATTTTGCTGCCGGCCGATATGCTTTGTTCTAAACTATACAAGACTAAAAAATGGTGCAGATGGTTTAGTGATACTTTTTTCCATTCCAGTTGACCCTTGAATCGCATTTCATTAACGATCTCGGACTAGACTCGCTAGATCATGTAGAAGTTATAATGGCCATGGAAGATGAGTTTGGTTTCGAGATTCCGGACGGCGATGCAGAAAAACTGTTCAGACCTGCCGATATTGTACAGTACATCGCTGACAAGGAAGATATCTACGAGTAGAACAAATGAATCGTCTGCTGCCTGGTAGCTGCATATAGTGCATACGCTGGTAAAGAACGGAATTACCCTAAgtagattttaattttaatataaaaTCAAACAATAATACGACAGTTGCTACAGCTTTCGTGAAGCGCATATTTTTGGCCATCGCAGTGTATCAACAACGGATCGAAGAATTGCTGTGAACTTTGTACTGGTTTGAATGCTACCTTAGGTCAATaaactttgaaaaaatctaaaatggTTATTTTGATCGAAGTGAAAAATGTTCGTTTAATGTCTCACTCAGTAGGCCATGGAAACAGAGAAAGTAACCTGAGTATAGAGCAAGATTCATGCCTTAAGTAGGTCACATTGCTGTTAATAATCGCTtcgattctgcattccgatcagaaacgtcctGATCGACGTATGTTAGAGCATacgatgtattccgatcgaagcgcaatttctgattAGATCCGGTTTCGACCGGTATGTAGAAAAGAGGCGAATGTTTGTAAAATTTGGTCGGGATTAAGTCAGAC is part of the Sabethes cyaneus chromosome 2, idSabCyanKW18_F2, whole genome shotgun sequence genome and harbors:
- the LOC128734780 gene encoding acyl carrier protein, mitochondrial isoform X2, encoding MASLVHSVRGLVCRNSQLIRSLAIRTVSSSSALPLRPKCNQTLVSQSQLLANFEWKDQALLRHYCSKPKLGEVRERVLKVVAAYDKVTADKLTLESHFINDLGLDSLDHVEVIMAMEDEFGFEIPDGDAEKLFRPADIVQYIADKEDIYE
- the LOC128734780 gene encoding acyl carrier protein, mitochondrial isoform X1, which gives rise to MASLVHSVRGLVCRNSQLIRSLAIRTVSSSSALPLRPKCNQTLVSQSQLLANFEQIGCRQLQFTRSYSAKEPLTLQLIKERVLLVLKLYDKVNPEKLTLESHFINDLGLDSLDHVEVIMAMEDEFGFEIPDGDAEKLFRPADIVQYIADKEDIYE